The Ruania alba genome window below encodes:
- a CDS encoding ABC transporter substrate-binding protein yields the protein MTKSVRQKLAVTSVAATGALLLAGCLQSPGSGSDRGSGADNAQTDGDGVVTILGAFGGAEAEAFNESLVQFEEDTGIDVQYSSDQDFTNTVRARAGSGQAPDIAIFPQPGGLIEQADAGNVEPIHFYLDVPALEESLVPGFLDASEASNGLPYGAPMRMAVKSLVWYPQEAYADGGYNTEPDTLEDLAAIQEEISADGMAPWCMGWNSDQATGWVGTDWIEEYMLRLHGPEVYDEWTSHEIPFDDPRVVEAFDAYGELVFAEGNVLGGTSNVIATPFSEAILPAFEDPPECLMERQGNFITGFMPSDVQENLDNEVGLFVFPRAGSGDYTDQPILGGGDLAALMNGNDPDSIEVMRFLTSPEFGGPWAQAGGWLSPHATFDASQYPDELTRRTAEIVADADVFRFDGSDLMPNAVGGGTFWTGMVDWLNGKPAEEVTADIEASWPADGEEDS from the coding sequence ATGACGAAGTCTGTGCGCCAGAAGCTGGCGGTCACCAGTGTGGCCGCGACGGGGGCTTTACTCCTGGCCGGATGTTTGCAATCACCGGGGAGCGGGAGCGACCGTGGATCCGGCGCGGACAACGCTCAGACCGACGGCGATGGAGTGGTGACGATCCTCGGCGCCTTCGGCGGAGCGGAAGCCGAAGCGTTCAACGAATCGCTGGTGCAGTTCGAGGAGGACACCGGGATCGACGTGCAGTACAGCTCGGACCAGGACTTCACCAACACGGTCCGGGCTCGGGCCGGGTCCGGTCAGGCACCGGACATTGCAATCTTTCCGCAACCCGGTGGCCTGATCGAGCAGGCCGATGCCGGGAACGTCGAGCCGATCCACTTCTACTTGGACGTGCCCGCGCTGGAGGAGTCATTGGTGCCCGGCTTCCTGGACGCGTCCGAGGCGTCCAACGGGCTGCCCTACGGCGCGCCGATGCGGATGGCGGTGAAGTCGCTGGTCTGGTACCCGCAGGAGGCGTATGCCGACGGTGGGTACAACACCGAACCGGACACGCTGGAGGACCTGGCCGCGATCCAGGAGGAGATCAGCGCCGACGGCATGGCCCCGTGGTGCATGGGATGGAACTCCGACCAGGCCACCGGCTGGGTGGGTACGGACTGGATCGAGGAGTACATGCTCCGGCTGCACGGCCCCGAGGTGTACGACGAGTGGACGTCGCACGAGATTCCGTTCGACGACCCGCGCGTGGTGGAGGCGTTCGACGCCTACGGCGAGCTGGTGTTCGCCGAGGGCAACGTGCTCGGTGGCACCTCGAACGTGATCGCCACCCCGTTCAGCGAGGCCATCCTGCCGGCCTTCGAGGACCCGCCGGAGTGCCTGATGGAACGGCAGGGCAACTTCATCACCGGCTTCATGCCGTCGGACGTCCAGGAGAACCTGGACAACGAAGTCGGGCTGTTCGTCTTCCCGCGGGCAGGCTCCGGTGACTACACCGACCAGCCGATCCTCGGTGGCGGCGACCTGGCTGCGCTGATGAACGGCAACGACCCGGACTCGATCGAGGTGATGCGGTTCCTCACCTCACCCGAGTTCGGCGGTCCGTGGGCGCAGGCCGGCGGGTGGCTCTCGCCGCACGCCACCTTCGACGCGAGCCAGTACCCGGATGAGCTCACCCGGCGCACGGCGGAGATCGTGGCGGACGCGGACGTCTTCCGGTTCGACGGCAGCGACCTGATGCCGAACGCCGTCGGTGGTGGGACGTTCTGGACCGGCATGGTCGACTGGTTGAACGGCAAGCCGGCCGAGGAGGTCACCGCCGACATCGAGGCCAGCTGGCCGGCTGACGGGGAGGAGGACTCGTGA
- a CDS encoding multicopper oxidase domain-containing protein yields MTGLSRRAFLAVTGAGAAAITLAGCNTASTSAVSEPERFDAALPIPPLAESELVDGIRVLRITAQAGTHQFRAGEDVSTWGFDGPYGGPTVRATVGERVAVEVTNELDESTSAHWHGMHLPPDMDGGPHQMIEPGDTWRAEWLLDQAPCTLWYHPHPHGATERHVYRGLAGLFYLDPAPGSAEAAVEEQLPHTYGVDDVPVVIGDKSFSDGGELVIDDGGNEVGLLGDVVTVNGVVGPVLQVSTERVRLRLLNASTARTYSLGLPGRTVTLVATDGGLLRQPVELEQVRLSPGERAEVVLAMEPGEEVMLHSFEPELGNVVVPFAVGANDAFDVLRIVAEGELSASPEVPGELATFGLDAASATVRREFRLSDREINGAEMDMARIDETVEVGTTEIWTVINDDLSPHNFHVHDVQFEVLSVGGSEPPPELGGRKDTVYLEPGRAVELIMTFEDYADPQWPYMYHCHLLRHEDEGLMGQFVVVEPGESADPSMIAGHGLH; encoded by the coding sequence ATGACCGGGCTCTCCCGCCGCGCGTTCCTCGCGGTGACCGGCGCGGGTGCCGCGGCGATCACCCTCGCCGGGTGCAATACGGCAAGCACGAGTGCGGTGAGTGAACCCGAGCGGTTCGACGCGGCGCTACCCATCCCGCCGCTGGCCGAGTCGGAGCTCGTCGACGGGATACGGGTGCTCCGGATCACCGCACAGGCGGGCACCCACCAGTTCCGCGCCGGCGAGGACGTGTCCACCTGGGGCTTCGACGGACCGTACGGTGGCCCGACCGTGCGGGCGACGGTGGGCGAGCGGGTGGCTGTCGAGGTGACGAACGAGCTGGACGAGTCGACCAGCGCGCACTGGCACGGGATGCACCTGCCGCCGGACATGGACGGCGGACCGCACCAGATGATCGAGCCCGGTGACACCTGGCGGGCCGAATGGCTCCTCGACCAGGCGCCCTGCACGCTCTGGTACCACCCGCACCCGCACGGGGCCACGGAACGGCACGTCTACCGCGGGCTGGCCGGACTGTTCTACCTGGACCCGGCGCCCGGGTCTGCGGAGGCGGCAGTCGAGGAGCAGCTGCCGCACACCTACGGGGTGGACGACGTCCCGGTGGTGATCGGTGACAAGAGCTTCTCCGACGGCGGGGAGCTGGTGATCGACGACGGCGGCAACGAGGTCGGGCTGCTAGGGGACGTCGTCACCGTGAACGGGGTAGTGGGTCCAGTGCTGCAGGTCAGTACCGAGCGGGTGCGACTGCGGTTGCTGAATGCCTCCACCGCCCGCACCTACTCGCTCGGGCTGCCCGGCCGTACGGTCACCCTGGTGGCCACCGATGGCGGCCTGTTGCGCCAGCCGGTGGAGCTGGAGCAGGTGCGCCTCTCCCCCGGCGAGCGAGCCGAGGTGGTGCTGGCGATGGAGCCTGGCGAGGAGGTGATGCTGCACTCCTTCGAACCGGAGCTGGGCAACGTGGTGGTGCCCTTCGCCGTCGGCGCGAACGACGCCTTCGACGTGCTGCGGATCGTGGCGGAAGGGGAGCTGTCGGCCTCGCCGGAGGTACCCGGTGAGCTGGCCACGTTCGGACTGGATGCCGCGAGCGCAACGGTGCGGCGGGAGTTCCGGCTCTCAGACCGGGAGATCAACGGCGCAGAGATGGACATGGCGCGCATCGACGAGACCGTCGAGGTGGGCACCACCGAGATCTGGACCGTGATCAACGACGACCTGTCGCCGCACAACTTCCACGTGCACGACGTGCAGTTCGAGGTACTCAGCGTCGGCGGGTCGGAGCCGCCGCCGGAGCTGGGAGGTCGCAAGGACACCGTGTACCTGGAGCCCGGGCGTGCGGTGGAGCTGATCATGACCTTCGAGGACTACGCGGACCCGCAGTGGCCATACATGTACCACTGCCACCTGCTCCGGCACGAGGACGAGGGGCTGATGGGCCAGTTCGTCGTGGTGGAGCCAGGTGAGTCGGCGGACCCGTCGATGATCGCGGGGCACGGGCTCCACTGA
- a CDS encoding aminotransferase class V-fold PLP-dependent enzyme encodes MSDWPWAHQFAPENLYLNTASAGLPPQRTVAALRTHLDRWSAGRVQAPEFDEVVDRCRELYAALVGLDPATIAVGSQVSAMVAPVADWVPDGAEVLVAAGEFTSVSFPFLAQSHRGVRVREVPLAELPTAVGPDTALVAVAAVQSADGALVDLPALRAACRARSAEILLDLTQSAGWLPVDLDGVAFTVSGGYKWLLAPRGTGYLSVRGDLTDAVVPGQAGWYAGEDRWSAIYGGPLRLAAGARRFDVSPAWPAWVGAEPSLQLLTEIGPTALHQHAVGLARRFTSALGVAPTDSAIVSLGVDEAGVAALADAGVITAARAGKVRFSFHVHNVETDADRTAELLAGHVV; translated from the coding sequence ATGAGCGACTGGCCGTGGGCGCATCAGTTCGCGCCGGAGAACCTCTACCTGAACACCGCCTCCGCAGGGCTCCCGCCACAGCGCACCGTGGCGGCCCTGCGCACGCACCTGGACCGGTGGAGCGCCGGTCGCGTCCAGGCGCCCGAGTTCGACGAGGTGGTGGATCGGTGCCGCGAGCTGTACGCCGCACTGGTGGGGCTCGATCCGGCCACGATCGCCGTGGGCAGTCAGGTCTCGGCGATGGTGGCACCGGTGGCGGACTGGGTGCCCGACGGCGCCGAAGTGCTGGTGGCCGCCGGCGAGTTCACCTCTGTCTCGTTCCCGTTCCTCGCCCAGTCCCATCGCGGCGTGCGGGTGCGGGAGGTGCCTCTGGCCGAACTCCCGACGGCGGTCGGTCCCGACACGGCGCTCGTCGCCGTGGCCGCCGTGCAGTCCGCCGACGGTGCTCTCGTTGACCTGCCCGCGCTACGTGCCGCGTGTCGGGCGCGCAGCGCCGAGATCCTGCTCGACCTCACCCAGTCTGCTGGGTGGCTGCCGGTGGACCTCGACGGTGTGGCGTTCACCGTCTCCGGCGGATACAAGTGGCTGCTGGCTCCCCGGGGCACCGGCTACCTGAGCGTCCGAGGGGATCTGACGGACGCCGTCGTGCCGGGGCAGGCCGGCTGGTACGCGGGTGAGGACCGCTGGTCGGCCATCTACGGCGGGCCGCTGCGCCTGGCGGCGGGCGCCCGCAGGTTCGACGTGTCCCCGGCGTGGCCGGCCTGGGTAGGAGCCGAACCCTCGCTGCAGCTGCTCACCGAGATCGGCCCGACGGCGTTGCACCAGCACGCGGTGGGCCTCGCCCGGAGGTTCACCTCGGCGCTGGGCGTGGCGCCCACCGATTCGGCGATCGTCTCGTTGGGCGTGGACGAGGCAGGCGTGGCGGCGCTCGCGGACGCGGGAGTCATCACCGCGGCCCGAGCGGGGAAGGTGCGATTCTCGTTCCACGTCCACAATGTCGAGACGGACGCCGACCGGACGGCCGAGCTGCTGGCCGGGCACGTGGTCTGA
- a CDS encoding response regulator transcription factor — MISLALVDDSTLVRTGLRTLATHDGDIEVVAEAGTGRAGVAEVRRTRPDVVLMDLRMPEMDGIEATQAICADPELDQVRVLVLTTFDEDAEILAAVRAGASGYLLKDVAPEELREAIRTVAAGERALGSAALRALVQAVSEHRAANPDETTLARLAGLTDREREVLACVGRGQSNDEIATALFVSPATARTYVSRLLAKLDARDRSQLVVLAYETHLVRPGEQ; from the coding sequence ATGATCTCCCTGGCGCTCGTGGACGACTCCACCCTGGTGCGCACCGGTCTGCGCACCCTGGCCACCCACGACGGCGACATCGAGGTGGTCGCCGAGGCCGGCACCGGGCGGGCCGGGGTGGCCGAGGTGCGCCGCACCCGTCCGGACGTGGTGTTGATGGACCTGCGGATGCCCGAGATGGACGGCATCGAGGCCACTCAGGCGATCTGCGCGGACCCGGAGCTGGACCAGGTGCGGGTGCTGGTGCTGACCACCTTCGACGAGGACGCCGAGATCCTCGCCGCGGTCCGCGCCGGGGCCAGCGGGTACCTGCTCAAAGATGTCGCGCCCGAGGAGCTGCGCGAGGCGATCCGGACCGTGGCAGCGGGGGAGCGGGCACTGGGTTCGGCAGCCCTACGTGCGCTGGTGCAGGCGGTCAGCGAGCACCGAGCCGCCAACCCCGACGAGACGACGCTCGCCCGGCTCGCCGGCCTCACTGACCGGGAACGCGAGGTGCTGGCCTGCGTGGGGCGCGGGCAGTCGAACGACGAGATCGCCACCGCACTGTTCGTCAGTCCGGCCACCGCGCGCACCTACGTCAGCCGGCTACTCGCCAAGCTCGACGCCCGCGACCGATCCCAGCTCGTGGTGCTCGCCTACGAGACGCACCTGGTGCGCCCGGGGGAGCAGTGA
- a CDS encoding FAD-dependent oxidoreductase, whose translation MRVTISGAGVGGLALARGLLDAGHEVTVLEEAPRRRSGGAALTLWPNGTDVLNRLGVPIDDLGRRIDVLEATTGRGASLSRVDVAAISDRLGAPTRTVLRDELIERLSAGLPDGTIRFSASVADAEVDVAGVTLTTTSGERYFSDVAVGADGNRSRLRVVPSTPTEWISWQGVTRVPATISDSHETRMMIDRSGAVGLMPCGDGRLLWWFDVDHAQTSWGPDAPAPEVVERLRDQFADYGDPVPTILEALTPGMAEPYPHHTHRVPPVWGRGTLTLLGDAAHTMPPSMGQGANQTLQDVHALLEALRRAAPTGGPALEAALRGYERDRARRIRPIAAMAGRETSISYRPPVLTRLLPDRVAQSLQEKLIRRSSASLS comes from the coding sequence ATGCGCGTGACGATCAGCGGTGCGGGTGTGGGCGGACTGGCGTTGGCACGAGGCCTGCTGGACGCCGGGCACGAGGTGACCGTGCTCGAGGAGGCCCCGCGGCGGCGGTCCGGTGGTGCCGCCCTCACGTTGTGGCCGAACGGTACGGACGTGCTGAATCGGCTGGGCGTCCCGATCGATGACCTGGGCCGGCGTATCGATGTACTGGAAGCCACGACCGGTCGTGGGGCGTCGCTGTCCCGGGTGGACGTGGCCGCGATCTCGGATCGGCTGGGTGCACCGACCCGGACCGTGCTACGGGACGAGCTGATCGAACGCCTCAGCGCCGGTCTCCCGGACGGCACGATCCGATTCAGCGCGAGCGTCGCCGATGCCGAGGTGGATGTGGCCGGTGTGACCCTGACGACCACGTCCGGCGAGCGGTACTTCAGTGATGTCGCCGTGGGCGCGGACGGAAACCGGTCCCGGCTGCGCGTCGTGCCGAGCACCCCAACCGAGTGGATCAGCTGGCAGGGGGTGACCCGCGTTCCGGCTACGATCAGCGACTCGCACGAGACCCGCATGATGATCGACCGCAGCGGGGCCGTCGGGCTGATGCCCTGTGGCGACGGCCGCCTGCTCTGGTGGTTCGACGTCGATCATGCCCAGACCAGCTGGGGCCCGGACGCACCGGCTCCTGAGGTAGTGGAGCGACTGCGGGACCAGTTCGCCGACTACGGCGACCCAGTACCGACCATCCTCGAGGCCCTCACCCCAGGGATGGCCGAGCCGTACCCGCACCACACCCACCGGGTACCACCGGTGTGGGGCCGCGGAACGCTGACGTTGCTCGGCGACGCCGCGCACACGATGCCGCCAAGCATGGGACAGGGGGCGAACCAGACACTGCAGGACGTGCACGCCCTGCTCGAGGCGCTGCGGCGTGCGGCGCCCACCGGCGGCCCCGCCCTGGAGGCCGCCCTTCGAGGGTACGAGCGGGACCGCGCCCGTCGCATCCGCCCGATCGCTGCGATGGCAGGGCGGGAGACCTCGATCAGCTACCGTCCCCCGGTCCTCACCCGGCTGCTCCCTGACCGAGTGGCGCAATCGCTCCAGGAGAAGTTGATCCGCCGGAGCAGCGCGTCCTTGAGCTGA
- the lpdA gene encoding dihydrolipoyl dehydrogenase, translated as MTSHYDLVVLGAGPGGYIAAIRAAQQGLNVAVVEKQYWGGVCLNVGCIPSKALLRNAELAHTLNHEKDKYGITGDASMSYGPTHARSRQVSAGIVKGVHFLMKKNKITEVDGWGTITSPTSMSVAADDGSTTELTFGHLIIATGATTKKLPGVELSKNVVTYEEQILDDELPGSVIVAGSGAIGVEFAYVLKNFGVDVTIVEFLDRMVPTEDPEISKELAKHYKKLGVTVMTSTKVEAVEDTGSGVKVTVSPAKGGDQQVLEADRLLSAIGFAPRLEGYGLENIGVATERGAIVVDARGRTNVENVYAIGDVTGKLMLAHTAEAMGVVAAETIGGAETQEIEFDFIPRATYCQPQIASFGYTEEQAKEKGYDVKVAKFPFTANGKAMGLGEPVGFVKVVADAQYNEIIGAHLIGPDVTELLPVLNLAQRWDLTADEVSRNVFAHPTLGEAVKEAVHGISGHMLNL; from the coding sequence GTGACTTCACACTATGACCTCGTTGTTCTCGGAGCAGGCCCCGGTGGGTACATCGCCGCGATTCGCGCAGCTCAGCAGGGGCTGAATGTCGCCGTCGTGGAGAAGCAGTACTGGGGTGGTGTCTGCTTGAACGTGGGCTGTATCCCCTCCAAGGCACTGCTGCGGAACGCTGAACTCGCGCACACGCTGAACCACGAGAAGGACAAGTACGGCATCACCGGCGATGCCTCGATGTCCTACGGGCCCACGCATGCCCGCAGCCGGCAGGTCTCGGCCGGCATCGTCAAGGGCGTGCACTTCCTGATGAAGAAGAACAAGATCACCGAGGTGGACGGCTGGGGCACGATCACCTCGCCCACCTCCATGTCGGTGGCCGCCGACGACGGCTCCACCACCGAACTCACCTTCGGCCACCTGATCATCGCCACCGGTGCCACCACGAAGAAGCTGCCCGGGGTGGAGCTGAGCAAGAACGTGGTGACCTACGAGGAACAGATCCTCGACGACGAGCTGCCCGGATCGGTGATCGTCGCCGGCTCCGGCGCCATCGGCGTGGAGTTCGCGTACGTGCTGAAGAACTTCGGCGTGGACGTCACCATCGTGGAATTCCTCGACCGGATGGTGCCCACCGAGGACCCGGAGATCTCCAAGGAGCTCGCCAAGCACTACAAGAAACTTGGTGTGACGGTGATGACCTCCACCAAGGTCGAGGCCGTGGAGGACACCGGTTCCGGCGTGAAGGTGACCGTGAGCCCGGCCAAGGGGGGCGACCAACAGGTGCTCGAGGCCGACCGGCTGCTCTCCGCGATCGGGTTCGCGCCGCGCCTGGAGGGCTACGGCCTGGAGAACATCGGCGTGGCCACCGAGCGCGGCGCCATCGTGGTGGATGCGCGCGGGCGCACGAACGTGGAGAACGTCTACGCCATCGGAGATGTCACCGGCAAGCTGATGCTCGCGCACACGGCCGAGGCGATGGGCGTGGTGGCCGCCGAGACCATCGGCGGCGCTGAGACGCAGGAGATCGAGTTCGACTTCATCCCGCGCGCCACCTACTGCCAGCCGCAGATCGCCTCCTTCGGCTACACCGAGGAGCAGGCGAAGGAGAAGGGCTACGACGTCAAGGTCGCGAAGTTCCCGTTCACCGCGAACGGCAAGGCGATGGGCCTGGGCGAGCCGGTCGGTTTCGTCAAGGTGGTGGCCGACGCGCAATACAACGAGATCATCGGCGCCCACCTGATCGGCCCGGACGTGACCGAGTTGCTCCCGGTGCTCAACCTCGCGCAGCGGTGGGACCTCACCGCGGACGAGGTCTCCCGGAACGTGTTCGCGCACCCGACCCTGGGTGAGGCCGTCAAGGAGGCCGTGCACGGGATCTCCGGGCACATGCTGAACCTGTAG
- a CDS encoding GNAT family N-acetyltransferase codes for MVAMERVDWTDPDLQRLVSDQETEVDSRYDDQDHDNHLDAETVTVAVLARDDDGTAVACGVLRDPAPAFDAGTGELNRMFVHPDHRRRGIGKEILRALEAAAQERKLGQLVLETGIQQPEAIGLYTSEGYRIIDNYPPYEDELDSRCFAKAIGAEG; via the coding sequence ATGGTCGCCATGGAACGCGTCGACTGGACGGACCCGGACTTGCAGCGCCTGGTCAGCGACCAGGAGACGGAAGTGGACTCCCGCTACGACGATCAGGACCACGACAACCACCTGGACGCCGAGACCGTCACGGTGGCCGTCCTGGCACGGGACGACGACGGTACTGCAGTGGCCTGCGGTGTGCTGCGCGACCCAGCTCCGGCGTTCGACGCCGGCACCGGCGAGCTGAACCGGATGTTCGTGCACCCGGACCACCGCCGCCGGGGCATCGGTAAGGAGATCCTGCGTGCCCTGGAAGCGGCAGCGCAGGAGCGCAAGCTCGGCCAGCTCGTGCTCGAGACCGGCATCCAACAGCCGGAGGCGATCGGTCTGTACACCTCCGAGGGGTATCGGATCATCGACAACTACCCGCCGTACGAGGACGAGCTGGACTCGCGCTGCTTCGCGAAGGCCATCGGCGCCGAGGGCTGA
- the hepT gene encoding type VII toxin-antitoxin system HepT family RNase toxin: protein MADQVRVQRLLRRISDEVTVLEWEALADDARRQDVMWLRGVKYSFVTAIESCMDVAQHLCAVSGWGPPADNGDAVRLLATHGVLDAELAVSVRQSVGFRNILVYEYADVDDEIVIRRLSSLEPPTAFVAQVAGFIAED from the coding sequence ATGGCTGATCAGGTGCGTGTACAGCGCTTGTTGCGCCGGATCAGCGACGAGGTCACGGTCCTGGAGTGGGAGGCGCTCGCTGACGATGCGCGCCGTCAGGATGTGATGTGGCTGCGCGGTGTGAAGTACTCCTTCGTCACCGCCATCGAGTCCTGCATGGATGTGGCGCAGCACCTCTGTGCCGTCTCTGGGTGGGGGCCTCCGGCGGACAATGGTGACGCGGTTCGGCTCCTGGCGACGCACGGGGTGCTCGATGCCGAGTTGGCAGTGTCGGTCCGGCAGTCCGTCGGATTCCGGAACATCCTTGTGTACGAGTACGCCGATGTCGACGACGAGATCGTGATCCGGCGGTTGTCCTCGCTGGAGCCTCCTACCGCGTTCGTGGCACAGGTGGCCGGTTTCATCGCCGAGGACTGA
- a CDS encoding GNAT family N-acetyltransferase, protein MSGKPAPCVRLRPLIDADVAVLSSWALDTRFRELAEWSPDWSVAEYRAFWRDLIADPPQDLLRLGVEHEGELCGYVDLHGHGDTRELGFLVGPQDRWGRGLGAAAAAAGLAHGFDVLGLHRVWAEAYDTNAASVRILARIGMVETGSGASGAFDGQPATYRQFALRREHWHPLAASA, encoded by the coding sequence ATGTCTGGCAAACCGGCGCCCTGCGTGCGCCTGCGTCCGTTGATCGATGCCGATGTGGCGGTGCTCTCCTCCTGGGCCCTCGACACGCGGTTCCGTGAGTTGGCCGAGTGGTCTCCCGACTGGTCGGTGGCCGAGTACCGCGCGTTCTGGCGTGACCTGATCGCCGACCCGCCGCAGGACCTGCTCCGCCTCGGGGTGGAGCACGAGGGCGAGCTGTGCGGGTATGTGGACCTGCACGGTCACGGGGACACTCGCGAGCTCGGCTTCCTGGTGGGCCCGCAGGACCGATGGGGACGCGGGCTCGGGGCAGCCGCCGCAGCAGCAGGCCTGGCGCACGGCTTCGACGTGCTCGGCCTGCACCGGGTGTGGGCGGAGGCGTACGACACCAACGCGGCCTCGGTCCGTATCCTGGCCCGCATCGGGATGGTCGAGACCGGCTCCGGGGCGAGCGGCGCGTTCGACGGGCAGCCAGCCACGTACCGGCAGTTCGCACTCCGGCGCGAGCACTGGCACCCGCTGGCCGCCTCCGCCTGA
- a CDS encoding sensor histidine kinase encodes MTDTPHPFGVSPRVLDALLGIGVALGVALVIAAEADSDPGGPPAAYLFAVAFGALMVWRRRVPRVVLTLTVLGIFTYYALGFPPIGIAWPAVAATYSAAEQGRTRTAIIAGAVLVAVAAFFRIDEGLPTAYLISYEMFTNVALLAAAIALGVSVRTRRQARAQQARILELTTAEQERRAAARLQDERVQIARDLHDSIGHSLSVVSMNAGVAAEALGRDRPTAERALAQIRESAGQTLRELRATVRLLRTAPDSSEPITAPGLAGIAPLLEAARGAGLQVDADVQVPEGALSGPIDAAAFRIVQESLTNVIRHSGATHVTVTAALEGASLVLEIRDDGRGAPAAQGSDGAPQATTTDGAGDSRTHAPPSGITGMRERATLLGGTLMAGRTGDQGFAVKAELPGRLQP; translated from the coding sequence GTGACCGACACTCCGCACCCCTTCGGTGTGAGCCCCCGCGTGCTCGACGCGCTGCTCGGCATCGGGGTGGCCCTCGGGGTGGCCCTGGTGATCGCCGCCGAGGCCGACAGCGATCCGGGCGGGCCGCCTGCCGCCTACCTGTTCGCCGTCGCGTTCGGCGCTCTGATGGTGTGGCGCCGGCGCGTGCCGCGCGTGGTCCTCACGCTGACCGTGCTGGGGATCTTCACCTACTACGCGCTCGGCTTCCCGCCGATCGGGATCGCCTGGCCGGCCGTGGCCGCGACGTACTCTGCCGCCGAACAGGGCCGCACCCGGACGGCGATCATCGCCGGCGCTGTGCTGGTGGCGGTGGCGGCGTTCTTCCGGATCGACGAGGGCCTCCCGACGGCGTATCTCATCTCCTACGAGATGTTCACCAACGTCGCCCTGCTCGCCGCCGCGATCGCGCTCGGGGTGAGTGTGCGCACCCGCCGGCAGGCCCGTGCGCAGCAGGCCCGCATCCTCGAGCTGACCACGGCCGAGCAGGAACGCCGTGCCGCTGCCCGCCTGCAGGACGAGCGCGTGCAGATCGCCCGCGACCTGCATGATTCGATCGGGCACAGCCTTTCCGTGGTGTCGATGAATGCCGGTGTCGCCGCAGAGGCGCTCGGCCGTGATCGCCCGACGGCGGAACGCGCCCTGGCGCAGATCCGTGAGTCCGCAGGCCAGACGTTGCGTGAGCTGCGCGCCACCGTGCGGCTGCTGCGCACCGCCCCGGACTCCAGCGAGCCGATCACAGCGCCTGGTCTCGCGGGTATCGCCCCGCTCCTGGAGGCCGCCCGGGGTGCCGGACTGCAGGTGGACGCGGACGTGCAGGTCCCCGAGGGGGCACTGTCCGGACCGATCGACGCGGCCGCCTTCCGCATCGTGCAGGAGTCCCTCACGAACGTGATCCGGCACTCCGGCGCCACTCACGTCACGGTTACTGCCGCACTCGAGGGCGCCAGCCTGGTGCTGGAGATCCGGGACGACGGCCGCGGGGCCCCCGCAGCACAGGGCAGCGATGGCGCACCTCAGGCGACCACCACCGACGGTGCCGGCGACTCGCGAACGCACGCTCCGCCGTCGGGAATCACCGGCATGCGCGAAAGGGCCACGCTGCTCGGCGGCACCCTCATGGCAGGGCGCACCGGGGACCAGGGTTTTGCCGTTAAGGCCGAGTTGCCTGGCAGGCTGCAGCCATGA
- a CDS encoding nucleotidyltransferase domain-containing protein — MTVMDPAVTQLLDISVEALRAAGAQFGYLHGSHATDRARADSDVDVAAYFGRRDVLGSDLLLPAGADLLVLDSAPLELAGRVAATGVLLFEVDPDLRVRWEAMTRKIYFDERPRFERAHREFIASVRHG; from the coding sequence ATGACCGTTATGGACCCGGCGGTGACCCAGCTCCTCGATATCTCGGTCGAGGCGCTGCGTGCTGCCGGGGCGCAGTTCGGCTATCTCCATGGCAGCCATGCCACCGATCGTGCGCGGGCGGACTCGGACGTGGATGTGGCCGCATACTTCGGCCGTCGTGATGTGCTCGGCTCGGATCTGCTGCTCCCTGCTGGTGCGGACCTGCTGGTGCTGGACTCGGCACCGCTCGAGCTTGCCGGCAGAGTTGCCGCAACCGGGGTGCTGCTGTTCGAGGTAGATCCGGACCTGCGGGTCCGGTGGGAAGCCATGACGCGGAAGATCTACTTCGACGAGCGCCCGCGGTTTGAACGAGCCCATCGCGAGTTCATCGCGAGCGTGCGCCATGGCTGA